tattattattatgattatcattattattattattacgattatgattattatcattattattgtctAACGAACTTACGGCTTCCTGCGTAAAGAGTCATGAAACAAGAAAAAGTCAGAGATtgatcgttaaaaaatattacagatCGTCGAAAAGGTTTTGTACGAAGTTCTTAGCGACACCACCGTGCACTCGATCGTCACTATGCGAATTTTGTGAAATGACccacagatatatatatatataatagtaacaaTTCGATCGATCCGAATCGAATTAACGGGAAAAGTAGAAAttaggggagggagagagagagagatgggaaaaaattacaattttacgaGAAGAGAGAAGCAAATCTagcaaagtatatatatatgtgtgtatatatatatatatatacacatacacacacatatatactaCTAAGGAAAgtcgaaagaaacgaagggAACGTTCGTTGGAacggtaaaaaaagaaaaaaggtcgAAGCTTTTGCtgaacggagagagagagagaatggccAATTTACTTTCGAGAAAGTCAATGACAATTTCTCGAGGCAATCGAAATGATCTCGAGCTCGAGACACAGCGGCATGAGAACGGTGACCGTTTCGTCCCGATCCGTGCACCGTTAAACCAAACTCACTCGATCTCTACTGACCTCTCTATGAGTTTACGCATCTCCTCGGTGGTCATGCCGTCCTTGCCGCGAGCATTCACTGAAATAGAAAAACACACGGCACGATTGACACAACGGTAAACTACTACGACGACACGTAGCATGCAAATGTGTGGAAGCTAAACGattagagatagagagagatagagagagagagagagaaagagagatagataCACTGAGACCCCGCAGCGAGTCAGCGGTTCATTCTTGATCGCGTCGGTGACTCGCTCGGCATGcctatatattttctactgCTTAAAGAACGAGCAGCGGCGCGAAAGGGGATCCGGAGCGGAACGCAGCCTCTCTCGCCTCTCTCTGTTCTCGAGGAGAGACGGGCAGTTCCATTCCCCGAGGgggggcgagagagagagagggggaggtcCGTCGATTCGTCCCGCTTCGATCCCCCGGCTCGATCACCGGGTCTTTGTACTGACCGCCGTAGTTGCGGTTCACGAGTTGGTCGCGATCGCACTCCGCCTCGCTGATCTCGTTGCTCTCCTTGCTGTCGTTGAAACTCGAGTTGTTCTGGTCGTGGTTCCTTGGCGGGGGTGGGGGCGGTTCCGGTGATCCAGAGACGGGGATATTGCGGGCCGACCCTACGCTGCGACGTCCAACCGAGCCGCGGGATCCGTAGTGGTCGTAGGGAGCGCCGTACTGTCCGTACTGGGAGCCGTATTGATCCTCCTCGGGCGCGCAGTTGGCCGGGTCGTCGTACTCGGGGGAGAAGACGTTGTGGGTTCCGCTGCCGCCTCCTTGGGACGGGACTCGGGAGTAGCGACCGTTTTGACGCGGCTGCGGATCAAAGAGAATCGTTGTCGAGGGAGATCGGAGAAATAGGCGGATCGAGACGTACCATGGATTGAGATCCGGAGCGGCTGTGGGCGGAAGCGTTGGTGGGATGGCCAACGGGTGGCCCCATGGTGCCCGAGTGTCCGTTGCCTGGGTGTGGGAAGGTCTGGAATTGCATGGCCTTGCTGGGGTCCATCTCCTCGCGGAATCCAAGAAGGTGGAAGGTGGCGTAGGGGCAGATCTCGTCTTCCATGCCTGAAAGAAACGATCACCAAGGGTAGACACTGCAGTTATGGAACCGATCGAACTAATCTATTCATTGTCAAAACGGGATTATGATGTTTCACCATTTGCGTATCGGGTGGGTGTTCTTTTGGGTGCGTTCGCCTCGTGCAATGCtaactaagaaaaaaaatctggcGGGTACCTACGTATATTCTCGTTCCTACGTGTTtcccctcttcttctctcgtaCTCGCCCGTTACACAGAGAAACGTTTATAGgaggtatatttatatatatatatacgttatatatatacgcatgcACGTTAATCAATCGTGTCTCGAATCGTTCTACAGTTCCGTTGTTGTCGTTCGCTCGCTTCTGTCTCTCATCATAGAAACCGTTGTCCGACATTTTGGAAAGATGAAAGGAAAAATGCGCGGAGCGAGACAACAACACCGTCCCTGCATCCAAATCCTTCCGTATTCGTGAAAAAAGTAGGACGAATCGAAAGGGATGTGGTTACTTTTCGTGTTTACATTCGTATATATTTGCGAAAATAAAGGAGGAACAATGAGCGCAAAGCATGCGTGAATGCGTGCAAAACATCGAAGTGGGTAATAAATAGCGAATATTGCATGAGCACGGCGTGAACAACCGTGAAGAATCGGAACGGACTTACGAAGAAGACCGGTTATATACGCAATAGCTGGATAGCCGGTCGATAAGTTAGTTAACCGTGGTAGATGTCGCGATAGAGAGACGAAGGCTCGTGACGGCGACacggagaggagaaagagcGCTTCGTTCGGTTCTTTAACTCTACTTTTTACCAACCTCTGTGGGATAGACCCTCGGCACTGCCCATACGAGGTGGCGGTGGACATCTTCGGTTCGGCGCGCAATGATTCAATTCTTCGTACATATGTCGTCTTGGATCCCACGTCGAGTGGCTTCTTATCGAGCCTGTCCCACCTATCGAACATATACTACAAACGTCGTACGACTGACTGCCGCTTACCGATCTTCGGTTTCGCCCTTCTTATCGATTTCTTATCGATTCATCGGCGGGCGTGAACTGAGAGGGCGATCGTGGAAACGGAGACGCGTAGCAATGCGATAAGCGCAAATAAAATAagggaggagaaaaataaCCGTTCCCCGGCACATACATATCTCGATtacgtttaaatatatatatatatatatatatatatataatatatatatatatatatatatatatatatagtatatagagagagagagaaaaaatattttgaagcgAGGCAAACAACGAGACAAACTGGCAATGACTATGAATATCCAACTTGTGTACGAATTACGTGTTTGTGGAGAATGGGTGTGTATGTTTGTGTTTTCAACGTATCGTCATCCCGATTCGTTCGACGAGAATGGTGAGAAAGAATTCTAAGACTCGTGTATATCATATATCGTATacatattcgattcgatttctgGTGTGTCacgaatgaataatgaaatgtaataaataaaataaaagaagaaacggtAAACACTATCGTGCCGATGCGACAACATCTAATAAAcgataattggaatttttagcTAGAGATCGTATTGTTGGCAGTTGTGGCTTACTTATCACTGTACCTCGCTTGATGCGATCGCAGGTGTTATAATTGGATCCGGGAACAGGGGGCAATTTACGGTTGGGCGGGGCGATGTATCCAAGCTCGTCGCGCAGATCGGGCCTTCGTTTGTCCAGGGTTGCTCCGCCTACTCCGGTTTGTTGGTAAACCACGTCGTCTAAAAAATCGAACGGACACGTAGCAGCGTGCCGGTTAGTTCGCTATAGGAACTGCTCCGTGCGCTCGATACGGATCGAAGTGGTCGGGGGTCGATAACGACGTAATATCGATCGTCCCATCCGGCCGACTTCCATCTCTGTTTCGTAATTAACGattgtgtaaaataataaaaaaaaattggtataCATTGTCCCTCGTAATATTTCTCGTCGGCTGATGAGATACCTCGCAGCCGCGTTTGCTCCGGGCCCCGAGTTCTCCTAGACAATGCGACGCAAATCACCACTATCCCTACAATAATGACGACGATCGTCGCTCCGACCGGTACAACCACGTTCACGTCCAGCCAGCCGGGCAACCAAGGGAAATAACGCCTCACGTCCGTGCTGTCGTTATCGCCGTTCCGCACGGGGGGCGCGATCGTACCTGTTCGTTAAGACAGTgcagaaaagagagagggttACCTTTATCGCTACCATGGCCCTTCCCTCTGAGAACGCAGATCACGATGACGGCAACGATTATAACGAGAATAGCTGCTACCACGGGTACGACCAGATTTAAGTTAgccatgaaaattttcatcggaTCCTCGTCGTTGCCACCACCGTTCACGTCAGGTAGCTCTCGGGCCGGTGCAATGGTGCCTGGAACAAAAAATATGGCGACCGTTCAATCCAGCCACCATTAGCACCGGCTACGAGGTGCGCCGTTGccgttttccttccttttccttttttctttttctttctttctttctttctttctttctttctttcctatcCCCTCTTATCgccttcttattttatttacctcCGGTTACGGTCAGCGTTGCGAATTCGTACTCGGCAACCGCGAACCCAGCGTTATTGTGGGCGGTGACGCGCAAGTGGTACCACGTGGCAGGGACCAAATCCAGAACTACGAAGTTGCCGCCCGGTTTAACGTTGTTCGACACCTGGTTCCATTCCTGTTGGTTCCTGAATCACACGATCGACAATtatcgacgacgacgatttaTAGATTTCGCGTTCTCGTTTCCCCCTTACTTCTTCTTGTGCTCGACCACGAAGTAGATCATGGGGCAGCCGCCGTCGGACCACGCGTTCAAGTGCAGAGTGATGCTGTTCGTCGCCACCTCGATGAACCTTGCCGCCTCGGGGATGATCGGTTTCGAGCCTTTGGTGCGGGTGTTGAGCATGTCGGATGGGTCGCCGGTTCCGATTCTAAAATCGAGTCAACGTCTCTTTGCCTCCAATAATGCGAACAATTAATTACACGTTTGTTCCTTTGTTTATTTGTTCATTCACCTACCCGTTGTACGCGGTTACGTAGATCTGGTATCTCGAGCCGCACAACAAATTCTCCAAAGTGTACTTCTGCACCGTGGAGCTGATCTGCGCCGTGTCCCAGTCGCCGAATTCCGGCTTGTAGTGGATCGTGTATCCGTGGATCGGGGCGTTGTCCTGGGGGTGAGGGCGCACCTTCATCGTCAGCGAGTTGGTGGTGGTCGCGGTGAGGGTGATTTGGGGCGAGTGAGGGGGAGCTGCGAAGTCGAGTTGGTCGGTCGAGtttcgagaaacgagaaattcATCCTCGCGAGGGTGCTTTCTCACCGTGCACGATCAACTGGTGGGTGACGGTGTCGTGGCCGAACGTGTTTTCCACGTAGCAAGAGTATTCCCCGGCGTCGGTGCGGTCCACTTCCTTGATGAACAGGGATCCTTCGGGCAATTGTCGCAGTCTGTCGCTGGATTGGAGCACGGCGCCTCGCACTTTCCACGTCACCTCGGGCGCGGGCACGCCGACGGCCAAGCAGGGTAATTTCACGTCCTCCTTGTAGGTGGCCGTGAATTTGTCGTCGAACGACGCGATCTTCGCCGGTACTGAAACAGTTTTCGAAAAAAGGATTGTGACGGGCTCGtcgagaagaggagaggggaggggtggAGATACCTCGAACGCTGGGCGCCAGTGCGACGATCTTGGAAGCCTCTCCCTCGCCGATGTTCGTGCTCGCGGTCACCCAGAAGTCGTATCTGCGCGTCTTGTCCAATTCGGACGCCTCGTGGGTGAGCTGATTGGGCGGCACCTTCTGGCTGCTCGGCTCCTCCGCGTTGTCCGCCTTCGTGTAAACGGTGTACTGGGTGATGACGCCGTTCGGTTGGCTGGGTGGCCTCCACGAAACCAGGATCGATTCGGACGACATGACGAGAGCCTTGATCGCGATAGGCGCTTCGGGGGCTGTGTACACGATATGATTAGGAAAGGATGAGGATTTGCGCGTTCGAGAAAAGCGTCTCTCAGGCTTCTCACCGTCCTGCTCGGTTTGGCAGTGAATGGGCGCGGACTTGACACCGTCTCCGCCAGAAGTGAAAGCCAAGACTTGCATGCTGTAGTTCGTGTACTTCTTCAATCCGTGCAAAATGGTCTCGCTCGAGGAGGTGATCTTGGTGTCCTTGGTGTTCTCGTCGTACCAGGTGTCGGAGGGTCCGTAGATGACCTGGATGACGAGGGATGTAACATTCGAAGACTCGACTCGTGGACGGGTAAGGGAGAACTACAATCACCTTGTATCCGGTGATGACTCCATTCGCGGCGCTAAGGGGGGGCGACATCCAGGAGATCCTGATGGTCTGGGAGGTCAAGGTGGTGCAAGTGGTGTCGTGAGGGGGTTGCTCGGGTACGCCCTCGGCGGTGTGCTGCCTCCGCTCCTCGCTCATCGGCCCCGATCCCACTTTGTTGAACGCTTGCACGACCACGCTGTACTGGGTGTACGTCTTCAGGTTCATGATCTGCAGGTGGTGCTCCTTTCCGTCCTCCTTCGAGAAGTCCACGGTTTCGAACATGTACGGTTTCTCGGAGGAGGAGAGCCTGTAGCCGACGTAGTATCCAAGGATCTCGCCGTTCCAATCCTCGCGAGGGGGCGGTTTCCACGTTACCTGAGTCGAAAAGAATTCGTAGAGAGGAactgaagaaagaaagaaagggagactCGAAGCGGAGCCGGTACCTTGAGGGTGTGCTGGTCGAGGTCGTCGACGCGGATGGAGGTTGGCGGGCCGCTGGGCGCCTCCTCGGCAGTGATTATGGTGACCGTGTCGGACGGGTCGGACGCGCCTATTTCGTTCTCGGCCACGATTCTGAGGTGGTAGGTGGTGGCGGGTCTGAGATTGAACACTCCGGCTACGTTCTGCTGGGATCCGGGCACCAGAACTCTGTCGATATCGGTCTCCCACGAGCCTTTGCTGATCTTGTACTCGATCACGTAGCGCTTGATCGGGCTGTTCCCGTCGTAGGGCGCCGCCCAGGAAAGTTGAACCGAGCGTCCGGATTTGTCCAACACCTTCAAACCGTACGGAACCTCGGGTACCTCTGCGAGGAAACGTAATTCGTAATTCGTAAACGGGGGAGAAGGGGGCGGAGGGAGAGAATAGACTCGAACCTTGCACGATCATGTTGATACTCGTGTCGTCGCTTCCGAAAGCGTTGGTCGCCACGCAGGTGAAGAGGGCCGAGTCGCTTCTCTCGGTTCTCTTGATGCTCAGGTCGGACAGCACGCCGTTCGCCAATATTTCCTCCCGGATCGTGTAACGGGAATCGCTCTTCGGGTCCAGCCTCTTGTTGTTCATGTTCCAGAGGATGCCGATCGGTTTCTCGCCTTGGGCCTCGCATTGCAACACGGCCGGCTCCCCTCGTCGCGCGGTCTGGTTCTTCAGTTTGATCTCGAAGTGGGGCGGGGCTGAAGCGATCGACGAAGATTAGGGCGGAGAAAAGGGTGGAGGACGGACGACGGAATACCTTGAACCGAGATGAAGATAACAGCCGAGAGTCCCGCGCCGATCCCGTTCACAGCCTCGCAGAGATAGTAGCCTTCGTTCGTCTTCTGAATGTTGTTGATCGACAGGGTCCCGTCCTCCACGCTAATGTCCGGATTGCTCAATTTCAGGTCGGTGTAATCGCCCGGTGTGTCCCCTGTGAAACGGGGAATAGGGCAGACGCGCTCGGGGACAGACGCCAGGATGGATGGTCGATCACTTACCAGCGGCCTTCTTCCACGTGACCTGGGGCTTGGGGAAACCGTCGGCTTTGCACTCGACGCGAGCGTCAGAGCCTTGAGCGAATGCCTTGTCGGTGGGCTCCAGGATCCAGCGTGGTGGTACTGTTACAGAATAACCAGGTCATTCCACGTGTTCCCCGGCGTACCACCCGTACGGGGCAGTTAATCCGGGAGCCAGTCGCGCCTCGTCGTGACCTCGGGCCCTGACTTCTCTCCAacccctcttttttcctttctttcgaggGACGCGCGTTTCACTTTCCACGTTTCACGAGCCGAAGATCACGACAGGCTGTTTCCTCGCATGCTGGACGAAACGTCGCGGCTCGCCCCCGCAACTGCGACGAAAACAACGACGACGACATTGCATCTAAAGTCGTGCATGCGGGAGTGTGAGAAGAGATGAAGTGATCGTTACGACTACTTGCGCTACGAAAACGGGTGAAAGATGATGAACGTGCGCAAGAGatggagagacagagagaaggagagagagagagaaagctcGGCTCGGAGCCGAACGCCGTGCATGCAAGGGTTAGGTAAGGTTAGGCTGCTGCGTTACGGTCCGTCGTGCTGCGGCGAAAGAAGTCGGagaaagagtgagagagagtgagagaaagCTATCTATATTTCGTTAGactaaaaaaagaggaggcgGCATGCGTTGTTGTCAAAAGAAAGATACATCTGCTACCGCTACGAATGcatgtaaaaagaaatgaatacgAGGCGAGACGTGTGGTGAGAGGGGCGGTTAAGGTGGTGGGGTTAAAGGAGGCGAAGGGTTTCGTCGATAGGTTGGCGAGAGGGTGATTTTCGGGGGTTGATCGGATGGTCGGTCGGTCGTGTTGGAGGAGAGCAAGGACGCGTTGTAGCGCGACGGGGGAGGGGGTACGGTGCGGTGAGATAACAATAAATCGACACTCGAATGTGATCACGAGAGACACGCAGCTCGATCGCTGGGAGGGTGATCCtgagataaatagataatccGGCGATAGATCGCGACGATCCATCGATCGTTGTTCGGTGTTgtcgttgttattattattattattattatacgaatgATGGCTCGttgagttttcttttttcttttttctcaggGGAGAAGAGGGGGGAGCTGGTGAAGCACGTGACGCGCACGAGAGGACGAGAAttgtcgtatatatatatatatatatacatataatacgtGTATCCTGATCGTCGGTGGTGCCTGTTATCGCTCGTTGGAGATCGCGCGGCGAGAAAAAGCCAACTCGAAAGAAAAAGCCATACTCGATAGGTGTCGTCGAAGAATATTAGCGACGATGAGAGCATGACAACGAGACAGGGTGGTAACGATCGAACGATGCGAGATACTTAGCCAACAGATAAACGATGCGGGTCAAGCTGAACCAAATTGCTGGATGGAATGGGAGGGGAACGAAGTGGGCTCTTTCCTCGGGCTTGGGTGTAACTTTGGTTCCGCTACTCGGCTGAATAAGGCGGGAAATAGGAGCGGACACGCACGAGGGGTGAACGTAGAACGAGGGGGATCGGACACAAAACGTGGGTATGCATAATACACGCGGAATGACGAGATTGCGGAACGggggatagagagagagagagagataggatAAGTAGAAGTCAGAGatagcgagagaaagagagagagagagagagagagagagaggtacgGACGAAAGCTGTGAACGCGAAAACTCTTCCGCTGTGTGAACTGAAATCCAGAAAGCTTTCGccaaaaaaggaaagatttcGTTCGAGCGTTCGTTCTCGGCAACGACGAAGATGcattcaatcaaaattattattaaagccTGCGATAAATGAAACAATCTGAATCGGGGTTGTGAACTGCGCCGGGCTGTTGCGCTGTTGCGTCTCATCTCATTCTTATTCGTTCTTATTCACCGTTCAATCAATTATTCATCAATTATTGCACGATATTATTCATTCACCACGATATTATTCCCACATTACTCTGTTCCCTAACCGTGAACACGCAACGTCGCCTCGTGGATCGCTTTGCCGGACGGATTGGTTGCGATACACGTGTAACGTCCCGCGTGGTCCGGCGTTACAGGCTCGATCAGCATCATGCTCATCCGTGGCCCGAGTTTCCCGACGTTGTATCCCATGAATTGCGAGAGGGGCCGATCCTCGTGGGTCCAGGCGATGTCGATGGGGGTGTCGCCCGTCGCCACCATGCACGCCAGTTGGGCGGCCTGCCCCGCGTAAATCGGTTGGTCGCCAAAATCGAACGGACTGATCCGTGGCAGGACTGGAACGATGAGCATCCCCGGCTAGATCCACACCCACGCACACGCATACACACCCCCTCGATGGATCCACAGTCTCGTCGTCATTGATCATCGTCTACGCAACGGACTTCTTCCCGTCCCTCGGTCGCCGAGAGTCGCCTTTTCCTCTGCTTCCTCCTCCCCATCCGCGTGGGACGCACGCCCACGTTTTCGTCTCGGCAACGACGCGAGGGAAAGGATCGAGAAGAGGCAGACAgccggaaagagagagagagagagagagagagagacgagacGCAGTGCGCGCGTGAGCGTGTGTTACGAGTGTGTgggagaaaggagaaagagaattgGACGGGGAACGAAACGGGAGGGGAAGTTTAGCTCGTCCTGAACTACGGACAAATTACCTTTGATCATTGGTAGCCCAAGGATAACGAGAGTGGGGGACTGTGGTCCAAAAGCTACACTCGGCCGAGCGACCTACCTAAACGATGATGCTTCGAAACAAACGATGCGGGAAGATAATT
The DNA window shown above is from Apis cerana isolate GH-2021 linkage group LG4, AcerK_1.0, whole genome shotgun sequence and carries:
- the LOC108001865 gene encoding cell adhesion molecule Dscam2 isoform X41, with the protein product MWLDPPGGGCNIPTYLTTMLLLAVLALTNVACAEDESMGPVFVKEPPNRVDFSNGTGAVVECQARGNPQPDIIWVRADGSAVGDVPGLRQVLPNGNLVFPPFRAEDYRQEVHAQVYSCLARSPAGSVHSRDVNVRAVVTQYYEAEVVSEYVIRGNAAILKCTIPSFVAEFVSVDSWVGSDGSTFKPTNDYDGKYLVLPSGELHIRDVGPEDGYKTYQCRTKHRLTGETRLSATKGRLVITEPVGFAKPKFSTIDKSRTFEARQGQGVTLQCPAQAYPVPIFKWYKFIEGSSRRQPVQLNERVRQVSGTLIIREARVEDSGKYLCIVNNSVGGESVETVLTVTAPLGAEIEPSTQTIDFGRPATFTCNVRGNPIKTISWLKDGKPLGLEEAVLRIESVKKEDKGMYQCFVRNDQESAQATAELKLGGRFEPPQIRQAFAEETLQPGPSMFLKCVASGNPTPEITWELDGKRLSNTERLQVGQYVTVNGDVVSHLNISSTHTNDGGLYKCIAASKVGSAEHSARLNVYGLPFIRHMDKKAIVAGETLRVTCPVAGYPIESIVWERDTRVLPINRKQKVFPNGTLIIENVERMSDQATYTCVARNAQGYSARGTLEVQVMVAPQIAPFSIGEEPANWGEQVSAMCSILKGDSPIEIRWSLNGEPITRTNHPDITVTKTGKKNSVLIIDSVTAHHAGEYTCVASNLVGSVSRSAELSVNVPPRWILEPTDKAFAQGSDARVECKADGFPKPQVTWKKAAGDTPGDYTDLKLSNPDISVEDGTLSINNIQKTNEGYYLCEAVNGIGAGLSAVIFISVQAPPHFEIKLKNQTARRGEPAVLQCEAQGEKPIGILWNMNNKRLDPKSDSRYTIREEILANGVLSDLSIKRTERSDSALFTCVATNAFGSDDTSINMIVQEVPEVPYGLKVLDKSGRSVQLSWAAPYDGNSPIKRYVIEYKISKGSWETDIDRVLVPGSQQNVAGVFNLRPATTYHLRIVAENEIGASDPSDTVTIITAEEAPSGPPTSIRVDDLDQHTLKVTWKPPPREDWNGEILGYYVGYRLSSSEKPYMFETVDFSKEDGKEHHLQIMNLKTYTQYSVVVQAFNKVGSGPMSEERRQHTAEGVPEQPPHDTTCTTLTSQTIRISWMSPPLSAANGVITGYKVIYGPSDTWYDENTKDTKITSSSETILHGLKKYTNYSMQVLAFTSGGDGVKSAPIHCQTEQDAPEAPIAIKALVMSSESILVSWRPPSQPNGVITQYTVYTKADNAEEPSSQKVPPNQLTHEASELDKTRRYDFWVTASTNIGEGEASKIVALAPSVRVPAKIASFDDKFTATYKEDVKLPCLAVGVPAPEVTWKVRGAVLQSSDRLRQLPEGSLFIKEVDRTDAGEYSCYVENTFGHDTVTHQLIVHAPPHSPQITLTATTTNSLTMKVRPHPQDNAPIHGYTIHYKPEFGDWDTAQISSTVQKYTLENLLCGSRYQIYVTAYNGIGTGDPSDMLNTRTKGSKPIIPEAARFIEVATNSITLHLNAWSDGGCPMIYFVVEHKKKNQQEWNQVSNNVKPGGNFVVLDLVPATWYHLRVTAHNNAGFAVAEYEFATLTVTGGTIAPARELPDVNGGGNDEDPMKIFMANLNLVVPVVAAILVIIVAVIVICVLRGKGHGSDKDDVVYQQTGVGGATLDKRRPDLRDELGYIAPPNRKLPPVPGSNYNTCDRIKRGTVISGTGSIRSHSTWDPRRHMYEELNHCAPNRRCPPPPRMGSAEGLSHRGMEDEICPYATFHLLGFREEMDPSKAMQFQTFPHPGNGHSGTMGPPVGHPTNASAHSRSGSQSMPRQNGRYSRVPSQGGGSGTHNVFSPEYDDPANCAPEEDQYGSQYGQYGAPYDHYGSRGSVGRRSVGSARNIPVSGSPEPPPPPPRNHDQNNSSFNDSKESNEISEAECDRDQLVNRNYGVNARGKDGMTTEEMRKLIERNEAPSRQTGSGHGGHGGLLTPYDTVAV
- the LOC108001865 gene encoding cell adhesion molecule Dscam2 isoform X39; this encodes MWLDPPGGGCNIPTYLTTMLLLAVLALTNVACAEDESMGPVFVKEPPNRVDFSNGTGAVVECQARGNPQPDIIWVRADGSAVGDVPGLRQVLPNGNLVFPPFRAEDYRQEVHAQVYSCLARSPAGSVHSRDVNVRAVVTQYYEAEVVSEYVIRGNAAILKCTIPSFVAEFVSVDSWVGSDGSTFKPTNDYDGKYLVLPSGELHIRDVGPEDGYKTYQCRTKHRLTGETRLSATKGRLVITEPVGFAKPKFSTIDKSRTFEARQGQGVTLQCPAQAYPVPIFKWYKFIEGSSRRQPVQLNERVRQVSGTLIIREARVEDSGKYLCIVNNSVGGESVETVLTVTAPLGAEIEPSTQTIDFGRPATFTCNVRGNPIKTISWLKDGKPLGLEEAVLRIESVKKEDKGMYQCFVRNDQESAQATAELKLGGRFEPPQIRQAFAEETLQPGPSMFLKCVASGNPTPEITWELDGKRLSNTERLQVGQYVTVNGDVVSHLNISSTHTNDGGLYKCIAASKVGSAEHSARLNVYGLPFIRHMDKKAIVAGETLRVTCPVAGYPIESIVWERDTRVLPINRKQKVFPNGTLIIENVERMSDQATYTCVARNAQGYSARGTLEVQVMVAPQIAPFSIGDEPANWGEAVSAVCTIVKGDLPIELAWALNGQPISANNHPDITISSTGKRVSLMTIEAVSGSHAGEYTCTASNAAGATSYSATLAVNVPPRWILEPTDKAFAQGSDARVECKADGFPKPQVTWKKAAGDTPGDYTDLKLSNPDISVEDGTLSINNIQKTNEGYYLCEAVNGIGAGLSAVIFISVQAPPHFEIKLKNQTARRGEPAVLQCEAQGEKPIGILWNMNNKRLDPKSDSRYTIREEILANGVLSDLSIKRTERSDSALFTCVATNAFGSDDTSINMIVQEVPEVPYGLKVLDKSGRSVQLSWAAPYDGNSPIKRYVIEYKISKGSWETDIDRVLVPGSQQNVAGVFNLRPATTYHLRIVAENEIGASDPSDTVTIITAEEAPSGPPTSIRVDDLDQHTLKVTWKPPPREDWNGEILGYYVGYRLSSSEKPYMFETVDFSKEDGKEHHLQIMNLKTYTQYSVVVQAFNKVGSGPMSEERRQHTAEGVPEQPPHDTTCTTLTSQTIRISWMSPPLSAANGVITGYKVIYGPSDTWYDENTKDTKITSSSETILHGLKKYTNYSMQVLAFTSGGDGVKSAPIHCQTEQDAPEAPIAIKALVMSSESILVSWRPPSQPNGVITQYTVYTKADNAEEPSSQKVPPNQLTHEASELDKTRRYDFWVTASTNIGEGEASKIVALAPSVRVPAKIASFDDKFTATYKEDVKLPCLAVGVPAPEVTWKVRGAVLQSSDRLRQLPEGSLFIKEVDRTDAGEYSCYVENTFGHDTVTHQLIVHAPPHSPQITLTATTTNSLTMKVRPHPQDNAPIHGYTIHYKPEFGDWDTAQISSTVQKYTLENLLCGSRYQIYVTAYNGIGTGDPSDMLNTRTKGSKPIIPEAARFIEVATNSITLHLNAWSDGGCPMIYFVVEHKKKNQQEWNQVSNNVKPGGNFVVLDLVPATWYHLRVTAHNNAGFAVAEYEFATLTVTGGTIAPARELPDVNGGGNDEDPMKIFMANLNLVVPVVAAILVIIVAVIVICVLRGKGHGSDKDDVVYQQTGVGGATLDKRRPDLRDELGYIAPPNRKLPPVPGSNYNTCDRIKRGTVISGTGSIRSHSTWDPRRHMYEELNHCAPNRRCPPPPRMGSAEGLSHRGMEDEICPYATFHLLGFREEMDPSKAMQFQTFPHPGNGHSGTMGPPVGHPTNASAHSRSGSQSMPRQNGRYSRVPSQGGGSGTHNVFSPEYDDPANCAPEEDQYGSQYGQYGAPYDHYGSRGSVGRRSVGSARNIPVSGSPEPPPPPPRNHDQNNSSFNDSKESNEISEAECDRDQLVNRNYGVNARGKDGMTTEEMRKLIERNEAPSRQTGSGHGGHGGLLTPYDTVAV